A region from the Triticum aestivum cultivar Chinese Spring chromosome 3D, IWGSC CS RefSeq v2.1, whole genome shotgun sequence genome encodes:
- the LOC123073522 gene encoding transcription factor bHLH168 produces MKLAAACTSMAVKAKPARGGKRNRASSGTAAAAMILVEKKDSEKERRQRMKALCDKLASLIPKEHNPHADTMTQLGSLDVAASYIKKLKERVDELQHKKAAAQAAATLRGVSGISMAITTSSGASLDGVKKLEASAPVVEVRQPDDSSMEVRLICNTERPIKLHEVITILEEEGADIINANHSVVGHKIFYTIYSRAFSTRIGIDDSRISERLGALVR; encoded by the exons ATGAAGCTAGCAGCTGCCTGCACCTcg ATGGCGGTGAAGGCGAAGCCGGCGAGGGGCGGGAAGAGGAATAGGGCGAGCAGCGGCACAGCAGCGGCGGCAATGATACtggtggagaagaaggactcggagAAGGAGAGGAGGCAGCGCATGAAGGCGCTTTGCGATAAGCTCGCGTCCCTCATCCCCAAAGAACACAACCCCCACGCT GATACAATGACCCAGCTAGGCAGCCTGGATGTCGCAGCATCATACATCAAGAAGCTCAAGGAGAGGGTTGATGAGCTACAACATAAGAAGGCCGCTGCACAAGCCGCGGCTACCTTACGAGGAGTTAGTGGCATCTCGATGGCCATTACCACGAGTAGTGGTGCTTCGCTGGATGGGGTAAAAAAATTGGAGGCATCGGCACCGGTAGTGGAAGTGCGGCAACCCGATGATTCAAGCATGGAGGTGAGACTGATATGCAACACAGAGAGGCCGATCAAGCTCCATGAGGTGATAACCATCCTGGAGGAAGAAGGGGCCGACATTATCAACGCCAATCACTCCGTTGTTGGCCACAAAATATTTTATACTATATACTCCCGG GCCTTCAGCACCAGAATTGGCATAGATGATTCAAGAATTTCTGAACGACTAGGAGCATTGGTACGATAG